The proteins below are encoded in one region of Rhizobacter sp.:
- a CDS encoding amidase, with protein sequence MSSSIPEQAGAIELARLLAERQIGALELCDAHIARIEQRDTEINAIVVRDFDRAREAAHAADAALARGERRPLLGVPMTVKESYDVAGLPTTWGFAEFADYRPDADALAVTRMKEAGAIILGKTNVPVALGDWQTVHPLYGRTNNPLDLKRSPGGSSGGSAAALASYMVPLELGSDIGGSIRVPAHFCGLYGHKPSFGLLPPRGHKPPRADGAGSGLAVIGPLARNIDDLTLAFDLLAVADPLDPGLRFEPPKPRVTSPKGTRLLVVDTHPRCATDSDTRQMLATLAADFERAGASVARSSPLLPDLEAAHKLYIPMLTTEINRAMPERQPQLSANQWLGLLDTRQRLRNQWAALFREFDAVLMPVFGTPAFEQFDDGPWPGRQLKVDGEPTPYGDQLAWPGVATVSGLPATVAPAGRSKEGLPIGVQIVGPWQEDRTTLALAGLVGQLRR encoded by the coding sequence ATCGCTCGCATCGAGCAGCGCGACACCGAGATCAACGCCATCGTCGTGCGCGACTTCGACCGCGCCCGCGAGGCCGCCCACGCCGCCGATGCCGCGCTCGCGCGCGGTGAGCGCCGGCCGCTGCTCGGCGTGCCGATGACGGTGAAGGAGTCGTATGACGTGGCGGGCCTGCCCACCACCTGGGGCTTCGCAGAGTTCGCCGACTACCGGCCCGATGCCGATGCGCTGGCCGTCACGCGCATGAAGGAGGCCGGCGCCATCATCCTCGGCAAGACCAACGTGCCGGTGGCGCTGGGCGACTGGCAGACGGTGCACCCGCTCTACGGCCGCACGAACAACCCGCTCGACCTCAAGCGCTCGCCAGGCGGGTCGTCAGGCGGCTCGGCCGCGGCGCTGGCCTCGTACATGGTGCCGCTGGAGCTGGGCTCCGACATCGGCGGCTCGATTCGCGTGCCGGCGCATTTCTGCGGGCTCTACGGCCACAAGCCGAGCTTCGGCCTGCTGCCGCCGCGCGGGCACAAGCCGCCGCGTGCCGACGGGGCCGGCTCGGGCCTGGCGGTGATCGGCCCGCTCGCGCGCAACATCGACGACCTCACCCTCGCCTTCGACCTTCTCGCCGTGGCCGACCCGCTCGACCCCGGCCTGCGCTTCGAGCCACCGAAGCCGCGCGTCACCTCGCCCAAGGGCACCCGCCTGCTGGTGGTCGACACGCATCCGCGCTGCGCCACCGACAGCGACACACGCCAGATGCTGGCCACACTCGCCGCCGACTTCGAGCGTGCGGGCGCCAGCGTCGCGCGCAGCAGCCCGCTGCTGCCCGACCTCGAAGCGGCGCACAAGCTCTACATCCCGATGCTGACGACGGAGATCAACCGCGCCATGCCCGAGCGCCAGCCGCAGCTCAGCGCCAACCAGTGGCTGGGCCTGCTCGACACACGCCAGCGCCTGCGCAACCAGTGGGCGGCGCTCTTCCGTGAGTTCGATGCGGTGCTGATGCCGGTGTTCGGCACGCCGGCCTTCGAGCAGTTCGACGATGGGCCGTGGCCGGGGCGGCAGTTGAAGGTGGATGGCGAGCCCACGCCCTACGGCGACCAGCTCGCCTGGCCCGGCGTGGCCACCGTCTCGGGCCTGCCCGCCACCGTGGCGCCGGCCGGCCGCTCGAAGGAAGGCCTGCCCATCGGCGTGCAGATCGTCGGCCCGTGGCAGGAAGACCGCACGACGCTCGCACTGGCCGGCCTCGTGGGCCAGCTCAGGCGCTGA
- a CDS encoding toxic anion resistance protein, translating to MNNGPEDTPTVAYGGVPNFQLTPPEVITPVPAEATRTAVPLKPEVAKAVDDQVMRFIDALMTEDVHSAEFKHKLDSAFALGRDEISNAAGLMQGRFLQRNFIGAEETAAYKAIGEIRGHLDKLNPGNEGDLLAPNKLLGIIPFGNKLKAYFRKFESAGSQLQKSMSQLYAARDDVQKDIVDIEATRTKLWDAMQKLAAAAQFATSLDARLAEKVQSLKATDPQRANALEQEVLFYARQNLADILTQQAVCVNGYLALDVLKKTGREMMNGCSRVATTGMSALAVAQTVARATGNQVQVMEMLQGVNTTIGNLITETGRQLNSHVDKTAEFASNPMLGIDKIKEMFDQTYKAMDAMDSFRSKAITVMGQNNTIMAEQLQKSQQYIDRVRQQQAREAGQAQIQGPVSL from the coding sequence ATGAACAACGGCCCTGAAGACACCCCCACCGTCGCCTACGGCGGCGTGCCCAACTTCCAGCTCACCCCGCCCGAGGTCATCACGCCGGTGCCGGCCGAGGCGACGCGTACCGCCGTGCCGCTCAAGCCCGAGGTGGCGAAAGCCGTCGACGACCAGGTGATGCGCTTCATCGACGCGCTGATGACCGAAGACGTCCACAGCGCCGAGTTCAAGCACAAGCTCGACAGCGCCTTCGCGCTCGGCCGCGATGAGATCTCGAACGCGGCCGGCCTGATGCAGGGCCGCTTCCTGCAGCGAAACTTCATCGGCGCGGAAGAGACGGCGGCCTACAAGGCCATCGGCGAGATCCGCGGCCACCTCGACAAGCTCAACCCCGGCAACGAAGGCGACCTGCTGGCACCCAACAAGCTGCTGGGCATCATCCCCTTCGGCAACAAGCTCAAGGCCTACTTCCGCAAGTTCGAGAGCGCAGGCAGCCAGCTGCAAAAGTCGATGAGCCAGCTCTACGCCGCGCGCGACGACGTGCAGAAGGACATCGTCGACATCGAAGCCACCCGCACCAAGCTGTGGGACGCGATGCAGAAGCTCGCCGCCGCCGCGCAGTTCGCCACCTCGCTGGATGCGCGCCTGGCGGAGAAGGTGCAATCGCTCAAGGCCACCGACCCGCAGCGCGCCAACGCGCTCGAGCAGGAAGTGCTCTTCTACGCCCGCCAGAACCTCGCCGACATCCTCACCCAGCAGGCGGTGTGCGTGAACGGCTACCTCGCGCTCGACGTGCTCAAGAAGACTGGCCGCGAAATGATGAACGGCTGCAGCCGCGTGGCCACCACCGGCATGAGCGCGCTGGCGGTTGCGCAGACGGTGGCCCGTGCCACCGGCAACCAGGTGCAGGTGATGGAGATGCTGCAAGGCGTGAACACCACCATCGGCAACCTCATCACCGAGACCGGCCGCCAGCTCAACAGCCACGTCGACAAGACGGCCGAGTTCGCCAGCAACCCCATGCTCGGCATCGACAAGATCAAGGAGATGTTCGACCAGACCTACAAGGCGATGGACGCGATGGACTCGTTCCGCTCCAAGGCGATCACGGTCATGGGCCAGAACAACACCATCATGGCCGAGCAGCTGCAGAAGAGCCAGCAGTACATCGACCGTGTGCGCCAGCAGCAGGCCCGCGAAGCCGGCCAGGCGCAGATCCAGGGGCCGGTGTCGCTCTGA
- a CDS encoding VWA domain-containing protein, whose translation MKRMLGGMLLLAVLLTACGKKDAADAPKAADSSKPVFTVLATTDLKDAQPLEEMVEKATGVRLRFAWGGTMESTEAVLSGSTPAHAAWFANAKYLLSDPQGQARVKLQEKIMLSPIAVGVNQTAAKQLGWDDPATAAKVGWREITQAASQGKLRYALSNPATSNQGFMALMGVVAAASQKSEALTAADVNRGAIAGFLKGYKLPGDNSTYLTEKFLEQQGNGPTQLNAFINYESWLLSLNNGGKLREKLVLVYPHEGVATADYPFMLLKDERRDDYLKVVAYLKGADAQKWLARQTLRRPINAEVAATVADVLPKEGMRIELPFSPDRALADGLIDAYLNEFRRPIASTFVLDTSGSMDGQGRRAQLIQALHYVAGADSSLTGRLAKLTNREKVWMLPFSDQPWRMTYFEIPAGRPQAKGVQVQEDSEAKQAMLADVRAYADGLRMTGGTALYDSLLTALKHMVEQKQKNPNYQYSVVAFTDGENTKGRSLEQFQQAYAALPEDVRGIPVFMVLFGEAKEADLKALVQTTGGKVFDARKTPLYAVFKDIRAYQ comes from the coding sequence ATGAAAAGAATGCTGGGAGGGATGTTGTTGCTCGCGGTGCTGTTGACCGCCTGCGGCAAGAAGGATGCAGCGGATGCCCCGAAGGCGGCCGACAGCAGCAAGCCCGTCTTCACCGTGCTCGCCACCACCGACCTGAAGGACGCGCAGCCGCTCGAAGAGATGGTCGAGAAAGCGACCGGCGTGCGCCTGCGTTTTGCCTGGGGCGGCACGATGGAAAGCACCGAGGCCGTGCTGAGCGGCAGCACGCCCGCCCACGCCGCGTGGTTCGCGAACGCGAAATACCTGCTGAGCGATCCGCAGGGCCAGGCGCGCGTGAAGCTGCAAGAGAAGATCATGCTGTCGCCGATTGCGGTCGGCGTGAACCAGACGGCTGCCAAACAGCTCGGCTGGGACGACCCCGCCACCGCGGCCAAGGTCGGCTGGCGCGAGATCACGCAGGCCGCCTCGCAAGGCAAGCTGCGCTACGCCTTGTCGAACCCCGCCACGTCCAACCAGGGCTTCATGGCGCTGATGGGCGTGGTGGCCGCCGCCAGCCAGAAGTCCGAAGCACTCACCGCCGCCGACGTCAACCGCGGCGCCATCGCCGGCTTCCTCAAGGGCTACAAGCTGCCGGGCGACAACTCCACCTACCTCACCGAGAAGTTTCTCGAACAGCAGGGCAACGGCCCCACGCAGCTCAACGCCTTCATCAACTACGAGAGCTGGCTGCTCTCGCTCAACAACGGCGGCAAGCTGCGCGAGAAGCTGGTGCTCGTGTACCCGCACGAGGGCGTGGCGACGGCCGACTACCCCTTCATGCTGCTGAAGGACGAGCGACGTGACGACTACCTCAAGGTCGTCGCCTACCTCAAGGGCGCCGACGCGCAGAAGTGGCTCGCCCGCCAGACGCTGCGCCGCCCGATCAACGCCGAGGTCGCCGCCACCGTGGCCGACGTGCTGCCCAAGGAAGGCATGCGCATCGAGCTGCCGTTCTCGCCCGACCGCGCGCTGGCCGATGGCCTGATCGACGCCTACCTCAACGAATTCCGCCGGCCGATTGCCAGCACCTTCGTGCTCGACACCAGCGGCAGCATGGACGGCCAGGGCCGCCGCGCGCAGCTGATCCAGGCGCTGCATTACGTGGCCGGTGCCGACAGCTCGCTCACCGGCCGCCTGGCCAAACTCACCAACCGTGAGAAGGTGTGGATGCTGCCGTTTTCCGACCAGCCCTGGCGCATGACCTACTTCGAGATCCCCGCCGGCCGCCCACAGGCCAAGGGCGTGCAGGTGCAGGAGGATTCGGAGGCCAAGCAGGCCATGCTCGCCGACGTGCGCGCCTACGCCGACGGCCTGCGCATGACGGGCGGCACCGCGCTCTACGACAGCTTGCTCACCGCGCTCAAGCACATGGTGGAGCAGAAGCAGAAGAACCCGAACTACCAGTACTCGGTGGTCGCGTTCACCGATGGCGAGAACACCAAGGGTCGCAGCCTCGAGCAGTTCCAGCAGGCGTATGCGGCACTGCCGGAAGACGTGCGCGGCATTCCGGTCTTCATGGTGCTCTTCGGCGAGGCGAAAGAGGCCGACCTGAAGGCGCTGGTGCAGACGACGGGCGGCAAGGTGTTCGATGCGCGCAAGACGCCGCTGTACGCGGTGTTCAAGGACATTCGGGCGTATCAATGA
- a CDS encoding LysR family transcriptional regulator, with protein sequence MHLPLNAMRAFEASARHLSFTRAAIELNVSQAAVSQQVKNLEERLGAALFRRVPRGLALTDEGLALLPTVADAFDRLSRGLQRFHKGRATEALTVGCVSSLLVRWLMPRLPEFEREHPWVDLRVFGNNNRVDLAGEGLDFALRFGQGAWHGVHAVPLFGAPLSPLCTPALAARLHEPQHLLRETLLRSYRVDEWPAWFAQCGLQAPLLRGPVLDSSLALTDAALQGAGVALLPLALFERELQQGSLVQPFEASILTGRYWLTRLQSRQEGAAMQAFAEWLQQQCSQDSA encoded by the coding sequence ATGCACCTTCCCCTCAACGCGATGCGGGCCTTCGAGGCCTCGGCCCGCCACCTGAGCTTCACGCGCGCGGCCATCGAGCTCAACGTCAGCCAGGCGGCCGTGAGCCAGCAGGTCAAGAACCTCGAGGAGCGCCTGGGCGCTGCGCTGTTTCGTCGTGTGCCGCGCGGCCTGGCCCTCACCGACGAAGGGCTCGCGCTGCTGCCGACCGTGGCCGACGCGTTCGATCGCCTGAGCCGCGGGCTGCAGCGCTTTCACAAGGGCCGCGCGACGGAGGCGCTGACGGTCGGCTGTGTGTCGAGCCTCCTGGTGCGCTGGCTGATGCCGCGGCTACCCGAGTTCGAGCGGGAGCACCCGTGGGTCGACCTGCGGGTCTTCGGCAACAACAACCGTGTCGACCTGGCCGGCGAGGGGTTGGATTTCGCGCTCCGCTTCGGCCAGGGCGCGTGGCATGGCGTGCACGCGGTGCCGCTGTTTGGCGCGCCCTTGTCGCCCTTGTGCACCCCGGCGCTGGCCGCGCGCCTGCACGAGCCGCAGCATCTGTTGCGGGAGACGCTGCTGCGCTCGTATCGCGTCGACGAGTGGCCGGCGTGGTTCGCGCAGTGCGGGCTGCAGGCGCCCCTGCTGCGTGGGCCTGTGCTCGACAGCTCGCTGGCCTTGACTGACGCGGCCCTGCAAGGGGCGGGCGTTGCCTTGCTGCCGCTCGCCCTGTTCGAGCGCGAGCTGCAACAGGGCAGTTTGGTGCAGCCCTTCGAGGCCTCGATCCTCACCGGCCGCTACTGGCTCACACGCCTGCAGTCGCGCCAGGAGGGCGCGGCCATGCAGGCGTTCGCCGAATGGCTTCAGCAGCAATGCTCTCAGGACTCGGCCTAG
- the bla gene encoding class A beta-lactamase: protein MDRRTFTALLAAALSSASCATARPGAASPHADPHADGPLERRWQALEKQAGGLLGVTLIDPQRGQQFSWRGDERFPMCSTFKWPLAAAVLAEVDAGRESLDRVLPYSRDELLPHSPISERHVGAGMRIGDLCAATVAHSDNAAANVLLRALGGPAAFNRFVRSRGDGTTLLARNEPDVNNARRGDPGDTTSPRAMATLMQRLVLGDGLSPRSREQLKAWGLATVTSGTRLRANLPAGWQLADKTGTSGRGSTNDVGVYWTPAGRPIVVAVFLTASTVPAADQDRVHARIAAQVFERG, encoded by the coding sequence ATGGATCGAAGAACCTTTACCGCGCTGCTCGCCGCCGCGTTGAGCAGCGCCTCCTGCGCGACCGCCCGGCCGGGTGCGGCCAGCCCTCACGCAGATCCTCACGCAGATGGCCCGCTCGAGCGGCGCTGGCAAGCGCTCGAGAAGCAGGCGGGCGGCCTGCTGGGCGTGACGCTCATCGACCCACAGCGTGGCCAGCAGTTCAGCTGGCGCGGCGACGAGCGTTTCCCGATGTGCAGCACCTTCAAATGGCCGCTGGCCGCCGCCGTGCTCGCGGAAGTAGACGCCGGCCGCGAGTCACTCGACCGGGTGCTGCCCTACTCGCGCGACGAGCTGCTGCCCCATTCCCCCATCAGCGAACGGCACGTGGGCGCCGGCATGCGGATCGGCGACCTGTGCGCAGCGACCGTGGCGCACAGCGACAACGCCGCGGCCAACGTGCTGCTGCGAGCCCTGGGTGGGCCCGCGGCATTCAACCGCTTCGTGCGCAGTCGGGGTGACGGCACCACGCTGCTGGCCCGAAACGAGCCGGACGTGAACAACGCCCGCCGCGGCGACCCGGGAGACACCACCAGCCCGCGGGCCATGGCCACGCTGATGCAGCGTCTGGTCCTGGGCGACGGCTTGTCCCCCCGATCGCGCGAGCAGCTCAAGGCCTGGGGCCTGGCCACGGTGACGAGCGGCACCCGACTGCGTGCCAACCTGCCCGCCGGCTGGCAACTGGCCGACAAGACCGGCACCAGCGGCAGAGGCAGCACCAACGACGTGGGCGTGTACTGGACGCCCGCAGGCCGGCCGATCGTGGTGGCGGTCTTCCTCACCGCCAGCACCGTGCCGGCGGCGGATCAGGACCGCGTCCACGCACGGATTGCCGCTCAAGTGTTCGAGCGAGGCTGA
- a CDS encoding valine--tRNA ligase, which produces MTELAKSFEPTAIEAKWGPLWEQSGAYTPTLDPAKASFCIQLPPPNVTGTLHMGHAFNQTIMDSLTRYHRMKGHNTLWVPGTDHAGIATQIVVERQLEQQKLSRHDLGRKNFVAKVWEWKEVSGSTITNQMRRMGDSVSWQHEYFTMDEKLSTVVTDTFVKLYEEGLIYRGKRLVSWDPILKSAVSDLEVESEEEDGSLWHIRYPIDGSSDSLVVATTRPETMLGDTAVMVHPEDTRYTHLIGKQVKLPITGRLVPVIADDYVDKEFGTGVVKVTPAHDTNDYQVGLRHRLPMLTIFTLDAKVNDEAPEAYRGLDRFVARKKIVEQLEAEGLLVEVKKHKLMVPRCARTGQIIEPMLTDQWFVAMTKAGANGKSIAQEAIEAVETGDVKFVPENWVNTYNQWMKNIQDWCISRQLWWGHQIPAWYGDGGQLFVARSEEEAQAKAKAAGYTGPLRRDEDVLDTWYSSALVPFSTLGWPEKTIEQDLFLPSSVLVTGYDIIFFWVARMIMMTKHFTGKVPFKHVYIHGLVLDAHGKKMSKSEGNVLDPVDLIDGIELAPLLDKRTQGLRKPETAPKVRKATEKEFPDGIPGYGADALRFTFAALATLGRSINFDTKRCEGYRNFCNKLWNATKFVLMNTEGHDCGLKEHTKAECEPGGAFHGYMHFSQADRWIASELQRVEAAVAQGFAEYRLDNVANTLYQFVWDEYCDWYIEIAKVQIQNGTEAQQRATRRTLIRTLEAVLRLLHPITPFLTAELWETVAPIAGRKNAETIATASYPTAQLDRIDPKADAWMGKLKGLVSACRALRGEMGLSPSDRVPLYATGDNAFLNEAAAVLKTLGKLSEVKVFDDEAAFNDATRQSPVVVAGEARLALHVEIDVAAETERLQKEIKRKEADLAKEQGKLASESFVARAPAEVVAEVKQRIADFSAALERLRDQLARLGSTA; this is translated from the coding sequence ATGACCGAACTCGCCAAGTCCTTCGAACCCACCGCCATCGAAGCCAAATGGGGCCCCTTGTGGGAACAAAGCGGCGCCTACACGCCCACGCTCGACCCGGCCAAGGCATCGTTCTGCATCCAGCTGCCGCCGCCCAACGTGACCGGCACGCTGCACATGGGCCATGCGTTCAACCAGACCATCATGGACTCGTTGACGCGCTACCACCGCATGAAGGGCCACAACACGCTGTGGGTGCCGGGCACCGACCACGCGGGCATCGCCACGCAGATCGTGGTGGAGCGGCAGCTCGAGCAGCAGAAGCTGAGCCGGCACGACCTCGGCCGCAAGAACTTCGTGGCCAAGGTGTGGGAGTGGAAGGAAGTCTCGGGCTCGACCATCACCAACCAGATGCGCCGCATGGGCGACTCGGTGTCGTGGCAGCACGAGTACTTCACGATGGACGAGAAGCTCTCGACCGTCGTGACCGACACCTTCGTGAAGCTGTACGAAGAGGGCCTCATCTACCGCGGCAAGCGGCTGGTGAGCTGGGACCCGATCCTCAAGTCAGCGGTGTCTGACCTGGAGGTGGAGAGCGAGGAAGAGGATGGCTCGCTGTGGCACATCCGCTATCCGATCGACGGTTCGTCTGACTCACTCGTGGTCGCCACCACCCGCCCCGAGACCATGCTCGGCGACACCGCCGTGATGGTGCACCCGGAAGACACGCGCTACACCCACCTCATCGGCAAGCAAGTGAAGCTGCCCATCACCGGCCGCCTGGTGCCGGTGATCGCCGACGACTACGTCGACAAGGAATTCGGCACCGGCGTCGTGAAGGTGACCCCGGCGCACGACACCAACGACTACCAGGTGGGCCTGCGCCACCGGCTTCCGATGCTCACCATCTTCACGCTCGACGCGAAGGTGAACGACGAAGCGCCCGAGGCGTATCGCGGGCTGGATCGTTTCGTCGCGCGTAAAAAGATCGTCGAGCAACTCGAAGCCGAGGGCCTCTTGGTCGAGGTGAAGAAGCACAAGCTGATGGTGCCGCGCTGCGCCCGCACCGGCCAGATCATCGAGCCGATGCTCACCGACCAGTGGTTCGTGGCGATGACCAAGGCTGGTGCCAACGGCAAGAGCATCGCGCAGGAAGCCATCGAAGCGGTGGAAACGGGCGACGTGAAGTTCGTGCCCGAGAACTGGGTCAACACCTACAACCAGTGGATGAAGAACATCCAGGACTGGTGCATCTCGCGCCAGCTCTGGTGGGGCCACCAGATTCCCGCCTGGTACGGCGACGGCGGCCAGCTCTTCGTGGCCCGCAGCGAAGAGGAAGCACAGGCGAAGGCCAAGGCCGCCGGCTACACCGGCCCGCTGCGCCGTGACGAAGACGTGCTCGACACCTGGTACTCGTCGGCGCTCGTCCCCTTCTCCACTTTGGGATGGCCAGAGAAGACGATCGAGCAGGACCTTTTCCTGCCGTCGTCGGTGCTCGTGACCGGCTACGACATCATCTTTTTCTGGGTCGCCCGGATGATCATGATGACCAAGCACTTCACGGGCAAAGTGCCGTTCAAGCACGTGTACATCCACGGCCTGGTGCTCGATGCGCACGGCAAGAAGATGAGCAAGAGCGAGGGCAACGTGCTCGACCCGGTCGATCTGATCGACGGCATCGAGCTCGCGCCGCTGCTAGACAAGCGCACGCAAGGCCTGCGCAAGCCCGAGACTGCGCCCAAGGTGCGCAAGGCCACCGAGAAGGAATTCCCCGACGGCATTCCCGGCTACGGCGCCGACGCGCTGCGCTTCACCTTTGCGGCGCTCGCGACCCTCGGCCGCAGCATCAACTTCGACACCAAGCGCTGCGAGGGCTACCGCAACTTCTGCAACAAGCTCTGGAACGCGACCAAGTTCGTGCTGATGAACACCGAGGGCCACGACTGCGGCCTGAAGGAGCACACCAAGGCCGAGTGCGAGCCGGGCGGCGCCTTCCACGGCTACATGCACTTCAGCCAGGCCGACCGCTGGATCGCGAGCGAGCTGCAGCGTGTGGAAGCCGCCGTGGCGCAGGGCTTCGCCGAGTACCGCCTCGACAACGTGGCCAACACGCTCTACCAGTTCGTGTGGGACGAATACTGCGACTGGTACATCGAGATCGCCAAGGTGCAGATCCAGAACGGCACGGAAGCGCAGCAGCGCGCCACGCGCCGCACGCTGATCCGCACGCTTGAGGCCGTGCTGCGACTGCTGCACCCGATCACGCCCTTCCTCACCGCCGAGCTGTGGGAGACGGTGGCACCGATCGCCGGGCGCAAGAACGCCGAGACGATTGCCACGGCCAGCTATCCGACGGCGCAACTCGACCGCATCGATCCCAAGGCCGATGCGTGGATGGGCAAGCTCAAGGGCCTGGTCAGCGCCTGCCGTGCGCTGCGTGGCGAGATGGGGCTGTCACCCAGCGACCGTGTACCGCTCTATGCGACGGGCGACAACGCCTTCCTGAACGAAGCCGCCGCGGTGTTGAAGACACTTGGCAAGCTGTCGGAAGTGAAGGTGTTCGACGACGAGGCTGCGTTCAACGACGCCACGCGCCAGTCGCCGGTGGTGGTGGCGGGCGAAGCGCGCCTCGCGCTGCACGTCGAGATCGACGTGGCGGCTGAAACCGAGCGGCTTCAGAAGGAGATCAAGCGCAAAGAAGCTGATCTGGCGAAGGAACAGGGCAAGCTCGCCAGCGAGAGCTTCGTGGCGCGTGCCCCGGCCGAGGTCGTCGCCGAAGTCAAGCAACGCATCGCCGATTTCAGCGCGGCTCTTGAGCGGCTGCGAGATCAGTTGGCTCGCCTGGGATCGACGGCCTGA
- a CDS encoding phosphoglycerate dehydrogenase, whose product MDILIVEPLENEVMQWLAERHSVRYAPELARDAREFRQALYNVRALILPSFVALDGAALHYAPVLRAIGRVSGGAENVDLEACSRAGVEVVRSATATAQAEAEFMIGAMLSLLRRVPVEGSDGMLVGRELGACTVGLIGMPPAAKAMAQMLSGFGSRMVGYDPSLHASDGVFERWRVAPLGLRELLETSDAVCVQLNYFSRYQGLLGERFLPYCKPNQVMVSISHSGVFNERALADVLISGRLSACWLDSLEPGALDEGRPLKGMDTLQVTPRVASTTRESRLRSAWAVARRIDELLQATPPAPREFRPSIPGEPTDLAAAQEPR is encoded by the coding sequence ATGGACATACTCATCGTCGAGCCCCTCGAAAACGAGGTGATGCAGTGGCTGGCAGAGCGCCATTCCGTGCGTTATGCCCCTGAACTGGCGCGTGATGCGCGTGAATTCCGGCAGGCGCTCTACAACGTGCGGGCGCTGATCCTTCCGTCGTTCGTCGCGCTGGACGGGGCCGCGCTCCACTACGCGCCGGTGCTGCGTGCCATCGGCCGCGTGAGCGGCGGCGCTGAAAACGTCGACCTTGAGGCCTGCTCGCGTGCTGGTGTGGAAGTGGTGCGCAGTGCCACCGCCACCGCGCAGGCCGAGGCCGAGTTCATGATCGGCGCGATGCTCTCGCTGCTGCGCCGCGTGCCCGTCGAAGGCTCCGACGGCATGCTGGTCGGCCGCGAGCTGGGGGCGTGCACCGTGGGGCTCATCGGCATGCCGCCGGCTGCCAAGGCGATGGCGCAGATGCTCTCGGGCTTCGGCTCGCGCATGGTGGGCTACGACCCGTCGCTGCATGCGAGCGACGGTGTTTTCGAGCGCTGGCGCGTGGCGCCGCTCGGCCTGCGCGAGCTGCTGGAAACGAGCGACGCGGTGTGCGTGCAGCTCAACTACTTCAGCCGCTACCAGGGCCTGCTGGGCGAGCGCTTCCTGCCCTACTGCAAGCCCAACCAGGTGATGGTGAGCATCTCGCACTCGGGCGTGTTCAACGAACGGGCGCTGGCCGACGTGCTCATCAGCGGCCGCCTCTCCGCGTGCTGGCTCGACAGCCTGGAGCCCGGTGCCCTCGACGAAGGCCGCCCGTTGAAGGGCATGGACACGCTGCAGGTCACGCCACGCGTGGCGAGCACCACGCGCGAGTCGCGCCTGCGCAGCGCATGGGCGGTGGCCCGCCGCATCGACGAGCTGCTGCAGGCCACGCCGCCGGCGCCGCGTGAGTTCAGGCCGTCGATCCCAGGCGAGCCAACTGATCTCGCAGCCGCTCAAGAGCCGCGCTGA
- the galU gene encoding UTP--glucose-1-phosphate uridylyltransferase GalU: MLVTKAIFPVAGLGTRFLPATKAQPKEMLPVVDKPLIQYAVEEAYAAGVREMIFVTGRHKRPIEDHFDMTFELEVALEQANKQELLDVVRSVKPDDMECIYVRQAQALGLGHAVLCGQRLIGRDPFAVLLADDLMVGEKPVLKQMVEQFNEWRVSILAVQEVPAEHTRRYGIVAGTPVNDHLMDVSRIVEKPAPEVAPSRLGVAGRYILTPGVFHEIANQPRGVGGEIQLTDGIAGLLRREKVFAYRYEGKRYDCGSKEGFLQANVELALKHPVLGPGFREYLRSVEI, encoded by the coding sequence ATGTTAGTCACCAAAGCGATCTTCCCCGTGGCAGGACTCGGCACCCGCTTCCTGCCCGCGACAAAAGCACAACCCAAAGAGATGCTGCCGGTGGTCGACAAGCCACTCATCCAGTACGCCGTCGAGGAAGCCTACGCGGCCGGTGTGCGCGAGATGATCTTCGTGACCGGCCGCCACAAGCGCCCGATCGAAGACCACTTCGACATGACCTTCGAGCTGGAAGTCGCGCTCGAGCAGGCCAACAAGCAAGAGCTGCTCGACGTGGTGCGCTCGGTCAAGCCCGACGACATGGAATGCATCTACGTGCGCCAGGCGCAGGCCCTGGGCCTTGGCCACGCCGTGCTGTGCGGCCAGCGCCTGATCGGCCGCGACCCCTTCGCCGTGCTGCTGGCCGACGACCTGATGGTGGGCGAGAAGCCGGTGCTCAAGCAGATGGTCGAGCAGTTCAACGAATGGCGCGTGTCCATCCTCGCCGTGCAGGAAGTGCCTGCCGAGCACACGCGGCGCTACGGCATCGTGGCCGGCACGCCGGTCAACGATCACCTGATGGACGTGAGCCGAATCGTCGAGAAGCCGGCGCCGGAAGTGGCACCCTCACGCCTGGGCGTGGCCGGCCGCTACATCCTCACGCCGGGCGTCTTCCACGAGATCGCCAACCAGCCGCGTGGCGTGGGCGGCGAGATCCAGCTCACCGATGGCATCGCCGGGCTGCTGCGCCGCGAGAAGGTGTTTGCGTATCGCTACGAAGGCAAGCGCTACGACTGCGGCAGCAAGGAAGGCTTCCTGCAGGCCAACGTGGAGCTGGCGCTGAAGCACCCGGTCCTCGGGCCGGGCTTCCGCGAGTACCTGCGCTCGGTCGAGATCTAG
- a CDS encoding sulfurtransferase TusA family protein: protein MDFHKELDTRGLNCPLPILKAKKALADMHSGEILKVVATDPGSMRDFQAFARQTGNELVEQSAANDEFVHFLRRR from the coding sequence ATGGACTTCCACAAGGAACTCGACACCCGCGGGCTCAATTGCCCGCTGCCCATCCTCAAGGCCAAGAAGGCGCTCGCCGACATGCACAGCGGCGAGATCCTGAAGGTGGTGGCGACCGACCCGGGGTCGATGCGCGACTTCCAGGCGTTTGCGCGGCAGACGGGGAATGAACTCGTCGAGCAGTCAGCGGCGAACGACGAGTTCGTGCACTTTCTTCGCCGACGCTAG